A window of the Ogataea parapolymorpha DL-1 chromosome V, whole genome shotgun sequence genome harbors these coding sequences:
- a CDS encoding Ubiquitin-specific protease UBP14 has product MALQYLQSLEENIISPPSSSTPVYKDDCMFSFETPLDKNGLDICMHCFQAFSRDGHDYTRQHAQFFNHSIYLNYKKSPKKQPERDSEQPLKMVKLEIKEQTDDELFEARTQIYCAEIDQSVDYPSEGIPAHIANCAAAILKATSSDKKQEIKAWEQEIVPCPHAFDIEQKPLAQLDTSQCAQCGLKENLWICVTCGSIGCGRAQFGGVAGNSHALKHHESFPDHHIAVKLGSLSLNSADSYCYTCNDEVKVPDLVRLLATFGIDISQTVKTEKTLTELQIEQNIKWDFNMSDESGGVLTPVFGKGLTGIKNLGNSCYLSSVLQVLFSVRDFSSAFYIEEGMPVEKILNPGDPSTDLETQLFKLGDGLLSGRYSVPDELTTEKVKFQRGIKPQGFKSLIGEGHPEFCTMQQQDAFEFLLYLLDKIENQKLNGVSSTGPTQAFDFVLENKIKCQGCGGVRLAKELTNNIRLPVQDKVLRVGDDGKKVYSEVRLEDCLLELGTSETIEYECPKCQKLQSASKKQGLTSFPEYLILSPQRIKLENWVPIKLDVPIKFEEVIDLSKYKSTGLQTDEELLPEDDVSSSFSFNQDAMNALLAMGFPENRCKRALYTTGNSDADTAMNWIFEHMEDPDIDDAFEPAPAPGPKVSEQEVESLTSMGFDAKLANKALVLNKGNIEQAVEWLFANPDDDGDISQDVASSPQERIKQMESNAARSTKYILRGVICHKGVTIHSGHYVAFLKKQIEGQENWVLFNDEKVVIANEESIKEIEKTGYIYVFENSEL; this is encoded by the coding sequence ATGGCACTTCAGTATCTTCAATCTTTAGAAGAGAACATTATCAGTCCTCCATCAAGCAGTACGCCTGTTTACAAGGACGACTGTATGTTCTCCTTTGAGACGCCGCTCGACAAGAATGGTCTGGATATCTGTATGCATTGTTTTCAAGCGTTTTCGAGAGACGGACATGATTACACCCGCCAGCACGCGCAATTCTTCAACCATTCGATCTATTTAAACTATAAAAAGTCTCCGAAGAAGCAGCCAGAACGGGACTCGGAACAGCCCTTAAAGATGGTCAAATTGGAGATCAAAGAGCAAACAGATGACGAGCTATTTGAAGCCAGGACCCAGATCTATTGCGCCGAAATTGACCAGTCTGTGGACTACCCCAGTGAAGGAATTCCCGCCCATATTGCCAATTGTGCCGCTGCCATTCTAAAAGCGACCTCTAGCGATAAAAAGCAGGAAATTAAGGCCtgggagcaggagattGTCCCCTGTCCACACGCTTTCGACATCGAACAAAAGCCACTTGCACAACTCGATACGAGCCAGTGCGCTCAATGTGGATTGAAGGAAAACCTATGGATTTGTGTCACGTGTGGGTCTATCGGGTGTGGTCGGGCTCAATTCGGCGGCGTTGCTGGAAACTCCCACGCATTGAAGCATCATGAATCGTTCCCAGATCACCACATTGCGGTCAAACTTGGGTCTTTATCACTAAACTCTGCGGATTCGTATTGCTACACTTGCAATGATGAGGTCAAAGTTCCGGACCTTGTCAGGCTTCTTGCTACCTTTGGCATCGACATTTCTCAAACCGTCAAGACAGAAAAAACACTTACAGAGCTGCAAATTGAGCAGAATATCAAATGGGATTTCAACATGTCTGACGAGAGTGGAGGCGTGCTCACTCCTGTGTTTGGAAAAGGGCTTACTGGTATCAAGAATTTGGGGAACTCGTGTTATCTCTCGTCTGTCTTGCAGGTGCTATTTTCCGTTCGTGACTTTTCGTCAGCCTTTTATATAGAGGAGGGAATGCCGGTGGAAAAGATTCTCAATCCAGGTGATCCATCCACGGACTTGGAAACTCAGCTATTCAAACTAGGAGACGGGCTGCTCTCAGGCAGATACTCGGTCCCGGATGAGCTGACGACTGAGAAGGTCAAGTTTCAGCGTGGGATCAAGCCACAGGGGTTCAAGTCACTGATTGGTGAAGGCCATCCGGAGTTCTGCACCATGCAACAGCAGGATGCGTTTGAGTTCTTGCTTTATTTATTGGACAAAAtcgaaaatcagaaatTGAATGGAGTCTCTTCAACCGGTCCTACCCAGgcatttgattttgtctTAGAGAACAAGATTAAATGTCAGGGATGTGGTGGTGTGAGGCTCGCCAAGGAGCTTACCAACAATATTCGTTTGCCTGTGCAGGACAAGGTTTTACGTGTTGGTGATGACGGGAAGAAGGTGTATAGTGAAGTGCGTTTGGAAGACTGTCTTTTGGAACTCGGCACATCCGAAACAATTGAGTACGAGTGTccaaaatgccaaaaactccagtcagcctccaaaaagcaAGGACTCACCTCGTTTCCCGAGTATCTGATTTTGTCTCCTCAAAGAATAAAACTGGAGAATTGGGTGCCTATAAAATTAGACGTCCCTATCAAATTTGAGGAGGTTATAGACCTTTCAAAATACAAATCAACTGGCCTGCAAACAGACGAGGAACTGCTCCCCGAAGATGACGTTTCctcctcgttttcgttTAACCAGGACGCAATGAACGCTCTGTTGGCCATGGGCTTCCCTGAGAACAGGTGCAAGAGAGCTCTTTACACCACAGGAAATAGCGACGCAGACACAGCAATGAACTGGATTTTTGAACACATGGAGGATCCAGACATCGACGATGCCTTTGAGCCCGCTCCAGCACCCGGTCCAAAGGTTTcggagcaggaggtggaATCGCTCACATCCATGGGATTCGACGCAAAACTGGCAAACAAAGCTTTGGTGTTGAACAAAGGCAACATTGAGCAGGCCGTTGAGTGGCTTTTTGCCAATCCCGACGACGATGGTGATATCAGTCAGGACGTTGCTAGTTCGCCACAGGAGCGAATTAAACAAATGGAGTCCAATGCTGCACGTAGCACAAAGTATATTCTTAGGGGTGTCATCTGTCACAAGGGAGTTACGATTCACTCTGGCCACTATGTTGCCTTTCTGAAGAAACAAATTGAGGGTCAGGAGAATTGGGTGCTATTTAATGACGAAAAGGTTGTTATTGCCAATGAGGAGAGCATCAAGGAAATAGAGAAAACGGGTTACATCTACGTGTTTGAGAACTCGGAACTTTGA
- a CDS encoding Protein ROG3 — protein sequence MGKHQKKGPKPTPLFDIRLRSTDKDVVVLKGSEDDAPSVLLSGVIALSVVEPITIKRMQLKLWASLKFNWEEKYQSAKSTYTRPYRYQKVLFEFDWDPLNLQEFLSNNNRPLSSSYSGFASDGNMISSGSGFATGTLTRSTNSSSSSLKMMAHTSKSSSNLNKNKSLTNLSSLSFTSSNKNEPVVLQQGNYEFPFQTILDGSIPESVEGLPGCSVVYRLQSTIERHRFSAPIITRKHIHVVRTLTTDAPELTETVAVENTWPQKVDYSISVPARAIAIGSTCPIDMTMVPLAKGLQLGSIKISLNENFSFSTTYSSHVGERTVLNKTIPKIVTDQNGKNVWTEAEMDENGVFFRNEEMSLAQDKWEIRSSVNIPSSLAQVTQDCMISHYVRVIHKLRFVVSLINTDGHVSELRATLPITLFISPFVPIKAKNLPDLDDDLASANVEDATIRYKGDELMFGSDGLGLLSSTASTPGSSFLSASAPAPAYNFNAQELMAPPNYENHVYDRLWSGVNSPADTPEFSQPSTPRGQADPASQAVQASSDPSPDSNQLSEFNMTATEGGFSNQLLASLNRVHSSQQPATRGRAVFNLTDEGTDYFSYNSPTEHTDTTIAGPAFSGGAAQPAPETPGIAINNQRVTPGILSPVQHLSRANSYIESASGADGEHPEEIKWDGELLSRVPSYETAIKSDVTVGDLTPAYEPSENGSYINLDQLDSRLNDVHISQGNHSHHHHFPIHPKLSRSTTSSSILLNLGRHKDHKLLASELAKSRASSKTPSPSLSRNHSTANISTPRSAHQHSSSMGSGQTSPLLSTSPGISQPKGVHLHLSTHGAPGSSSADHSSSQNEPSHTAMGALKRPELVKSRSASSFHLNMSKKNGSLSNLSFLHKKKQK from the coding sequence ATGGgaaaacatcaaaagaAGGGGCCCAAACCAACTCCACTGTTTGATATCCGGCTGCGATCCACAGACAAAGACGTGGTTGTGCTGAAGGGCTCAGAGGACGACGCGCCGTCTGTTCTGCTTTCGGGCGTGATTGCTCTCTCTGTAGTGGAGCCAATCACCATCAAAAGAATGCAGCTCAAGCTTTGGGCCAGTCTCAAGTTCAATTGGGAGGAGAAATACCAGTCGGCCAAGTCCACGTACACGCGGCCGTACAGGTACCAGAAGGttctttttgagtttgacTGGGACCCGCTAAATTTGCAGGAGTTTctgagcaacaacaaccGGCCGCTCAGCTCCTCTTACTCAGGCTTTGCCTCTGACGGCAACATGATCAGTTCCGGCTCTGGTTTTGCCACCGGCACGCTGACACGGTCCAccaactcgtcgtcgagtTCCCTGAAAATGATGGCTCACACGTCCAAGTCGTCGTCCAACCTGAACAAGAATAAATCGCTCACAAACCTCAGTTCTCTGTCTTTTACGTCGAGCAACAAGAACGAGCCGGTGGTGTTGCAACAGGGAAACTACGAGTTCCCGTTCCAGACGATTCTGGACGGCTCGATCCCGGAATCCGTCGAGGGCCTGCCCGGCTGCTCCGTCGTGTACAGATTACAGTCGACGATCGAAAGACACCGGTTCAGTGCCCCGATCATCACGAGAAAACACATCCATGTCGTGAGGACGCTCACCACGGACGCGCCCGAGCTCACCGAAACCGTCGCTGTGGAAAACACGTGGCCGCAGAAGGTCGACTACTCGATTAGCGTTCCTGCGCGCGCCATAGCAATTGGGTCCACCTGTCCCATTGACATGACGATGGTGCCGTTGGCGAAGGGTTTACAACTGGGCTCTATCAAAATCAGCCTCAACGAGAATTTCAGTTTCTCCACCACATACTCCAGCCACGTTGGCGAGCGCACGGTGCTAAATAAAACGATCCCGAAAATAGTGACCGACCAGAACGGAAAAAATGTCTGGACAGAGGCTGAGATGGACGAGAACGGggtgtttttcagaaacgAGGAGATGTCGCTGGCGCAGGATAAATGGGAGATCAGGTCCTCCGTGAACATCCCGTCGTCGCTCGCCCAGGTGACTCAGGACTGCATGATCTCGCACTACGTGAGAGTGATCCACAAACTGCGGTTTGTCGTCTCGCTGATCAACACGGATGGCCATGTGTCTGAGCTCCGGGCCACGCTGCCCATCACGCTTTTCATCAGCCCGTTCGTCCCGATAAAGGCCAAGAACCTGCCCGATCTCGACGACGACCTGGCCTCCGCCAACGTCGAAGACGCGACGATCCGCTACAAGGGCGACGAGCTCATGTTTGGCAGCGACGGCCTCGGCCTGCTCAGCTCCACGGCGTCCACGCCGGGCTCTAGCTTCCTCTCTGCGTCGGCGCCCGCGCCGGCTTACAACTTCAACGCCCAGGAGCTGATGGCGCCGCCAAACTACGAAAACCACGTTTACGACAGACTCTGGAGCGGCGTGAACTCGCCGGCAGACACACCAGAGTTCTCTCAGCCGTCCACACCAAGAGGCCAGGCTGATCCCGCCAGCCAGGCTGTCCAGGCCAGCTCGGACCCCTCGCCCGACTCCAACCAACTCAGCGAGTTTAACATGACGGCCACGGAGGGCGGGTTCAgcaaccagctgcttgccAGTCTCAACAGAGTGCACTCGTCGCAGCAGCCTGCGACACGCGGAAGAGCCGTGTTCAACCTGACTGACGAAGGCACTGACTATTTCTCGTACAACTCGCCAACCGAACACACAGACACCACAATTGCCGGGCCAGCGTTTTCTGGCGGCGCGGCCCAGCCGGCGCCCGAGACTCCCGGCATTgccatcaacaaccagCGCGTGACACCGGGCATTTTGTCGCCGGTCCAGCATCTTTCTAGAGCAAATTCGTATATTGAGTCTGCTTCGGGTGCGGACGGAGAACATCccgaggaaatcaaatGGGACGGCGAGCTGCTATCGCGAGTGCCTTCCTACGAAACGGCCATCAAGTCCGACGTCACGGTGGGCGATCTTACGCCCGCGTATGAGCCTTCCGAAAACGGCTCTTATATCAACctggaccagctggactcgCGCCTAAACGACGTGCACATCTCGCAGGGAAACCACTCGCACCACCATCACTTCCCGATCCATCCAAAGCTGTCCAGAAGCACGACCTCATCGTCGATTCTGCTGAATCTCGGCCGACACAAGGaccacaagctgctggcgtCGGAGCTGGCAAAAAGCAGggcctcgtccaaaacCCCGTCCCCTAGCCTTTCTAGAAACCACTCCACCGCAAACATATCGACTCCCCGAAGTGCCCATCAACACAGCTCGTCTATGGGCTCTGGTCAGACGTCTCCGCTCCTTTCTACGTCGCCTGGAATTAGCCAGCCAAAAGGCGTCCATCTTCATCTCAGCACGCATGGGGCGCCGGGATCATCCTCCGCAGACCACTCGTCCTCCCAAAACGAGCCCAGCCACACAGCCATGGGCGCCTTGAAACGCCCAGAACTGGTGAAATCCAGGTCTGCGTCAAGCTTCCATCTCAACATGTCCAAAAAGAACGGCTCCTTGTCGAATCTCAGCTTCTTGCACaaaaagaagcaaaagTGA